In the Leptotrichia sp. oral taxon 212 genome, one interval contains:
- the cobT gene encoding nicotinate-nucleotide--dimethylbenzimidazole phosphoribosyltransferase, translating into MRYSKILDETIKNIVPSSRERMVEKERELNSLLKTPKGLGKLEELAIQIEGIKKDYRPEKKIVIVMAADNGVEREKVSKSERIITQYVVEAMLQGKSSINALGKTFGADIEVVDLGIDESEDTEGEINLTGIINRKLMKAGTRNIVEGSAMDYITAVKAVETGIEIADIFAKKEYNLFATGEMGIGNTTTSSAVLKVLTDLSLDDITGYGSGIDEKTLEHKKNVIQRAIDVNNGKEGIDTSDIIDVLSKVGGLDIAGIAGIYLGCAKNSIPVVIDGFISSVAALCAYRLCENVKDYMIPSHMSEEPGMKYIIEELGMEPFLFMNMKLGEGTGAVMMFPVIEAACNIARTVRKYPEVW; encoded by the coding sequence TTGCGTTATTCAAAAATTCTGGATGAAACAATAAAAAACATAGTACCTTCCAGCAGGGAAAGAATGGTGGAAAAGGAAAGGGAGCTGAATTCACTTCTGAAAACACCGAAAGGACTTGGGAAACTTGAAGAACTGGCAATACAGATTGAAGGAATAAAGAAGGACTACAGACCTGAAAAGAAAATAGTTATTGTAATGGCGGCAGACAATGGAGTGGAAAGGGAGAAAGTCAGCAAATCAGAGAGAATCATTACCCAGTATGTGGTGGAAGCCATGCTGCAGGGAAAATCCTCCATAAATGCCCTTGGAAAAACTTTTGGAGCAGACATTGAAGTTGTTGATCTTGGAATAGATGAATCTGAGGACACAGAAGGGGAAATAAATCTTACAGGGATTATAAATAGAAAGCTTATGAAAGCAGGAACACGCAACATTGTCGAAGGTTCTGCAATGGACTACATCACAGCTGTAAAAGCTGTAGAAACAGGGATAGAAATAGCTGATATTTTTGCTAAAAAGGAATATAATCTTTTTGCCACAGGAGAAATGGGTATAGGAAATACAACTACAAGCAGTGCAGTACTGAAGGTTCTTACTGATCTGTCACTGGATGATATTACAGGATATGGAAGTGGAATAGATGAAAAAACTCTTGAGCATAAAAAGAATGTCATACAAAGAGCGATTGATGTGAATAATGGTAAAGAAGGTATAGACACTTCTGATATTATAGATGTACTGTCAAAGGTTGGAGGACTTGATATTGCAGGAATAGCAGGAATATATCTTGGATGTGCAAAGAACAGTATTCCAGTTGTAATAGACGGTTTTATTTCATCGGTGGCGGCGTTATGTGCATACAGGCTGTGTGAGAATGTAAAAGACTATATGATTCCTTCCCATATGAGTGAAGAGCCTGGAATGAAATATATCATAGAAGAACTGGGAATGGAGCCGTTCCTTTTTATGAATATGAAACTGGGGGAAGGGACGGGAGCTGTAATGATGTTTCCTGTAATAGAAGCGGCATGTAATATAGCACGTACAGTCAGAAAATATCCTGAAGTGTGGTAA
- a CDS encoding histidine phosphatase family protein yields the protein MSRNCNNKDKETLKLYIVRHGETEWNVIKRFQGQLNTPLTEKGMEKLRETGKNLENVLFEEVYTSELERTVNSAEIILSENRGYKNKKLKLKKLAELNEVHFGVWQGLKYEEVFLKYPEEANNYFYNVKNYKAENVEAENLKDALERFLRGINKILDSHKSGNILIVTHGTVFEMFINYVGNSSIFDIDERTLMGNGDYKIFCYENGKFQEETDK from the coding sequence ATGAGCAGAAATTGTAATAATAAAGACAAAGAGACTTTAAAATTATACATTGTAAGGCATGGGGAAACAGAATGGAATGTAATTAAAAGATTTCAGGGACAGTTAAATACTCCATTAACGGAAAAAGGAATGGAGAAATTAAGGGAAACAGGAAAAAATCTTGAAAATGTCCTGTTTGAAGAGGTTTATACAAGTGAACTGGAAAGGACAGTAAACTCTGCAGAGATAATTTTAAGTGAAAACAGGGGATATAAAAATAAAAAACTGAAGCTGAAAAAACTTGCAGAATTAAATGAAGTTCATTTTGGAGTATGGCAGGGATTGAAGTATGAAGAAGTTTTTTTGAAATATCCTGAGGAGGCAAATAATTATTTTTATAATGTGAAGAATTATAAGGCTGAAAATGTAGAGGCTGAAAACCTGAAGGATGCCCTGGAAAGATTTTTAAGGGGAATAAATAAAATTCTTGATAGCCATAAGTCAGGAAATATACTAATAGTAACTCATGGGACGGTATTTGAAATGTTTATAAATTATGTGGGAAACAGCAGTATATTTGATATTGATGAAAGAACTCTTATGGGTAACGGGGATTATAAGATTTTCTGCTATGAAAATGGAAAATTTCAGGAGGAAACGGATAAATGA
- a CDS encoding cobalt-precorrin-6A reductase translates to MIWIIGGTKDSREIFEKLMEETDRNILVSTATEYGGKLLEEYIRKNKDGKRKLKVISERLNEEQMKKLIQKESINLIVDASHPYAVNVSNSVIKVTDKMNLKYIRFEREMLDYGSENVKKFDSVIDVTEFVRKMEGENILSTLGSNNLEEIKPMGEKNNLYVRILPTVDSVRKAEELGYLPSKIIAVQGPVSKVLNRAMLESYKIDYLITKESGATGGEKEKIEACREYGTTVLVVKRPYIDYGTVYYEIDNLVKDVKNLMF, encoded by the coding sequence ATGATATGGATAATAGGTGGCACAAAGGATTCAAGGGAAATATTTGAAAAACTTATGGAAGAGACTGACAGGAACATACTTGTCAGTACGGCAACAGAATATGGCGGAAAACTTCTGGAAGAATATATCAGAAAAAATAAAGACGGCAAAAGGAAACTGAAGGTAATATCTGAAAGGCTGAATGAGGAACAGATGAAGAAACTTATCCAAAAAGAAAGTATAAACCTGATTGTAGACGCCAGTCATCCCTATGCTGTAAATGTAAGCAATTCTGTAATAAAAGTGACAGATAAGATGAATCTGAAATATATAAGATTTGAAAGGGAAATGCTTGACTACGGCAGTGAAAATGTAAAAAAATTTGATTCTGTCATTGATGTTACTGAATTTGTCAGAAAAATGGAGGGGGAAAATATACTGAGTACCCTCGGTTCGAACAATTTGGAAGAAATAAAACCTATGGGAGAAAAAAATAATCTTTACGTAAGAATACTTCCTACAGTGGATTCTGTAAGAAAAGCTGAAGAACTTGGCTATCTTCCATCAAAAATAATCGCAGTACAGGGGCCTGTAAGTAAAGTGCTTAACAGGGCAATGCTTGAATCCTATAAGATAGATTATCTGATAACAAAGGAAAGTGGAGCAACAGGCGGAGAAAAGGAAAAGATAGAAGCCTGCAGGGAATACGGAACAACAGTTCTTGTAGTGAAGAGACCTTATATTGATTATGGAACAGTTTACTATGAAATTGATAATCTGGTAAAAGATGTAAAAAATTTAATGTTTTAA
- the pncB gene encoding nicotinate phosphoribosyltransferase produces the protein MDRFFKFLNSDRYQYTESEIYLENSMQNQIAIFDVFLRTQNKNDYAIVYGISDVLELIEILNETSYEDRKKYLSELSDNENFIEYMSNMKFTGSIRGVRDGEIVFFNEPILTVTAPLIQGKILETPILNVLNYQILTATVTSKIIQAAKHREVLFFGTRRASGFEAAMSMVKACFITGCASHSNLMGEYFYNLKSTGTMTHGFIQSFGMDKDSEYRAFNQFIKTYRNKKYPLIMLIDTYDTMESGIISAIRAFRDNGINDGYEGLYGIRIDSGNLEELSKKCRKILNEKGFYRAKIILTGGLDEKKMKELIENGAEVDIFGVGDAIALPEKEISTVYKISKIGENNVMKISNEEQKTSLPGSKILYRVYENDDFSDVIMLEKERPEEKNAEKLTIDYIKGGEKIEENCRLLTMEEAKRYYEGNLTYLRKIYSEKEKGNRVNLSGNLKNLKENLMKRKKVDI, from the coding sequence ATGGACAGATTTTTTAAGTTTTTAAATTCTGACAGGTATCAGTATACTGAAAGTGAAATATATCTGGAAAATAGTATGCAGAATCAGATAGCTATTTTTGATGTATTTTTACGCACCCAAAATAAAAATGACTATGCTATAGTCTATGGTATATCTGATGTGCTGGAGCTGATAGAAATACTGAATGAGACATCTTATGAAGACAGGAAAAAATATCTGTCAGAATTATCAGATAATGAAAATTTTATAGAATATATGTCCAATATGAAGTTTACAGGGTCGATAAGGGGAGTAAGAGATGGTGAGATTGTTTTTTTTAATGAGCCTATTCTTACAGTTACAGCACCTCTGATTCAGGGAAAAATACTGGAAACGCCAATTTTAAACGTACTGAACTATCAGATACTTACAGCGACGGTAACATCGAAAATTATACAGGCAGCCAAACACAGGGAAGTCCTGTTTTTTGGAACCAGAAGAGCGTCAGGCTTTGAGGCTGCAATGTCTATGGTAAAAGCCTGTTTCATAACAGGATGCGCATCCCATTCAAACCTTATGGGCGAGTACTTTTATAATTTGAAAAGTACCGGAACGATGACACATGGATTCATTCAGAGCTTCGGTATGGATAAAGATTCAGAATACAGGGCTTTTAACCAGTTCATAAAAACATATAGAAATAAAAAATATCCTTTAATAATGCTGATTGATACATATGACACAATGGAAAGTGGTATAATATCTGCAATAAGGGCATTCAGGGATAATGGAATAAATGATGGATATGAAGGATTATATGGAATTAGGATAGACTCAGGAAATCTGGAAGAATTATCAAAAAAGTGCAGAAAAATTTTAAATGAAAAGGGGTTCTACAGGGCAAAAATAATTCTCACAGGAGGGCTTGACGAGAAAAAAATGAAAGAGCTTATAGAAAATGGTGCAGAAGTTGATATATTCGGGGTAGGAGATGCCATTGCACTGCCTGAAAAGGAAATAAGCACTGTATATAAAATATCTAAAATTGGGGAAAATAATGTAATGAAAATTTCTAATGAAGAGCAGAAAACTTCACTGCCTGGAAGCAAGATACTGTACAGAGTTTATGAAAATGATGATTTTTCAGATGTCATAATGCTTGAAAAAGAAAGACCTGAAGAGAAAAATGCAGAAAAACTGACAATCGATTACATAAAAGGGGGAGAAAAAATTGAAGAAAACTGCCGATTGCTGACTATGGAAGAAGCCAAAAGATATTATGAGGGCAATCTTACATATCTGAGAAAAATATATAGCGAAAAAGAAAAAGGAAACAGGGTGAATCTTTCGGGAAATTTAAAAAATCTCAAGGAAAATCTTATGAAAAGAAAAAAAGTTGATATTTGA
- the cobS gene encoding adenosylcobinamide-GDP ribazoletransferase, with product MIKGFIILLQFMTRIPIPVKIEYDEEKLGKSIKYFPLVGLIIGFFLFTVNFFAGKVIENRQITAIVVIMAEILITGLIHIDGLADTADGLFSYAGKEKMLEIMKDSRIGTNGTVALILYFLAKTVFLSGVKPEYILLYPIISRMSTSINAGLGEYARKKGMSNEIIEKNDKKDAVISILITAVLSFVILGLKGLIVLALAILFILFFMKNVKKKIDGITGDTMGASLEITAIIVLFAGIILK from the coding sequence ATGATAAAAGGATTTATAATTTTATTACAGTTTATGACAAGAATTCCTATTCCTGTAAAAATTGAATATGATGAGGAAAAACTGGGAAAATCGATAAAATATTTTCCGCTGGTGGGACTGATAATAGGCTTTTTTCTATTTACAGTAAATTTTTTTGCAGGAAAAGTCATAGAAAACAGACAGATTACAGCAATAGTTGTAATAATGGCAGAAATACTGATAACAGGACTCATACATATTGACGGTCTGGCAGATACCGCTGATGGACTTTTCAGCTATGCAGGAAAAGAAAAAATGCTTGAAATTATGAAGGATTCCAGAATAGGAACAAATGGAACGGTGGCACTTATACTGTATTTTCTCGCAAAGACGGTATTTTTATCAGGAGTGAAGCCTGAATATATTCTTCTTTATCCAATAATTTCAAGAATGTCTACATCAATAAATGCGGGACTGGGAGAGTATGCCAGAAAAAAAGGCATGAGTAACGAAATAATTGAGAAAAATGATAAAAAGGATGCGGTTATTTCTATTCTTATAACGGCAGTACTATCCTTTGTAATATTGGGATTGAAGGGACTGATTGTTTTAGCATTAGCGATATTGTTCATACTTTTTTTCATGAAAAATGTAAAGAAAAAAATAGATGGAATAACAGGGGATACAATGGGAGCATCCCTTGAAATTACAGCAATAATAGTCCTGTTTGCAGGAATAATATTGAAATAA
- a CDS encoding bifunctional precorrin-2 dehydrogenase/sirohydrochlorin ferrochelatase, translating into MFFPLFVNIENKEVLIIGGGKIGGRKAQTLKEYGGNVTVYSEKVTEDTILEDENIKVVNKNVSDDETEIRELVKKYFLVVAATDDTELNDRISHVCMSENILVNNVSSKTEMNSMFGAVVKNDEFQIGIGSYGKSCRRSKALKGKVQQIIDEISKTEKEVENV; encoded by the coding sequence ATGTTTTTTCCATTATTTGTAAATATTGAAAATAAGGAAGTATTGATTATCGGTGGGGGAAAAATAGGTGGAAGGAAAGCGCAGACTTTAAAGGAATATGGAGGAAATGTTACTGTGTATTCTGAAAAAGTTACTGAAGATACAATACTGGAAGATGAAAATATAAAAGTAGTAAATAAAAACGTATCAGACGATGAAACAGAAATAAGGGAACTTGTAAAAAAATATTTTCTTGTGGTGGCTGCTACAGATGATACGGAATTAAATGACAGGATATCACATGTATGTATGAGTGAAAATATTCTTGTAAACAATGTCTCTTCAAAGACTGAAATGAATTCCATGTTTGGGGCAGTTGTGAAAAATGATGAGTTTCAGATAGGGATAGGATCCTATGGAAAAAGCTGCAGAAGATCGAAGGCATTAAAAGGAAAAGTGCAGCAGATTATAGATGAGATTTCGAAAACAGAAAAAGAGGTTGAAAATGTATAA
- the hemB gene encoding porphobilinogen synthase, translating to MYKRHRKLRNSSAIRNLVKNIYLEKGDLIYPIFIEEGENIKREINSMPGIFRYSIDRIDEEMEELKKLGISSILLFGIPLHKDECATEGYNENGVIQNAIRYIKKKYPEFLVIGDVCCCEYTSHGHCGILDEKGNVKNDETLEVLSKIALSYAKAGVDIVAPSDMMDGRVKKISQVLSENGFKNIPVMCYSIKYSSSFYGPFREAAGSAPKFGDRKSYQMDFRYSGDALSEVEADLMQGADMVIIKPAMAYLDILYKIKGNFGVPVIAYSVSGEYSMIKAAAINGWIDEKSIVMEQMYAFKRAGANAVITYFAKDVARYLDEG from the coding sequence ATGTATAAAAGACACAGAAAATTGAGAAACAGCAGTGCGATAAGAAATTTAGTCAAAAATATTTATCTTGAAAAAGGAGATTTGATATATCCTATTTTTATTGAAGAAGGGGAAAATATAAAAAGGGAAATTAATTCAATGCCCGGAATTTTCAGATATTCAATCGACAGGATTGATGAAGAGATGGAAGAACTGAAAAAACTTGGAATAAGTTCCATATTGCTGTTTGGGATACCTTTACATAAGGATGAGTGCGCTACGGAAGGGTATAATGAAAATGGGGTCATTCAGAATGCGATAAGATATATAAAGAAAAAATATCCTGAATTTTTAGTCATTGGAGATGTATGCTGCTGTGAATATACAAGTCATGGACATTGTGGAATACTTGATGAAAAGGGAAATGTGAAAAATGATGAAACTCTGGAAGTACTGTCAAAAATAGCATTGTCCTATGCAAAGGCAGGTGTGGACATAGTGGCACCTTCAGATATGATGGACGGAAGAGTAAAAAAAATATCACAGGTTCTTTCAGAAAATGGATTTAAAAATATCCCGGTTATGTGCTATTCCATAAAGTATTCATCTTCATTTTATGGACCTTTCAGGGAAGCAGCAGGCTCAGCACCAAAATTTGGAGACAGAAAGTCCTATCAGATGGATTTCAGATATTCAGGAGATGCACTGAGTGAAGTGGAAGCGGATCTTATGCAGGGGGCGGACATGGTAATAATAAAGCCTGCTATGGCTTATCTGGATATACTTTATAAAATCAAGGGAAATTTTGGAGTTCCTGTTATAGCCTACAGCGTTTCGGGAGAATATTCCATGATAAAGGCTGCGGCAATTAATGGCTGGATAGATGAAAAAAGTATAGTCATGGAACAGATGTATGCTTTTAAAAGGGCAGGAGCAAATGCAGTAATAACTTATTTTGCAAAGGATGTGGCACGATATCTTGATGAGGGATAA